From a region of the Aeoliella mucimassa genome:
- the ftsY gene encoding signal recognition particle-docking protein FtsY — translation MGLFDRIRQGLKKTSQVLNTDVRDLFKSEGRLIDEDFLDDLRAILFKTDMGYDPTEELVAEVAKNMRGRVVHMTDVIDVLKTKLKELMAQDESPITYAASGPTVIMVCGVNGAGKTTSIAKLACMFKGQGKSVVLGAGDTFRAAAVEQLGIWADRLGVECVKGPEGSHPATVAYQAVEYALNNNIEVCIVDTAGRLQTQKNLMSELTKIRDSIRKQIPEAPHEALLVLDATTGQNGISQANNFAEAAGCTGIVLAKLDGTAKGGVVVAIRQQIGLPVKYIGFGEQHEDLVLFNPDKFVDEMFDEELGG, via the coding sequence ATGGGTCTCTTCGATCGCATCCGCCAAGGCCTCAAGAAGACCAGCCAGGTCCTCAACACCGACGTTCGCGACCTGTTCAAGAGCGAAGGACGGCTGATCGACGAGGACTTCCTCGACGACCTGCGGGCGATCCTGTTCAAGACCGACATGGGTTACGACCCCACCGAGGAACTCGTGGCCGAGGTGGCCAAGAATATGCGGGGCCGCGTGGTACACATGACCGATGTGATTGACGTGCTGAAAACCAAGCTCAAAGAGCTGATGGCGCAGGACGAATCGCCGATTACCTACGCGGCCAGCGGCCCGACCGTGATCATGGTGTGCGGCGTGAACGGGGCGGGCAAGACCACCTCGATCGCCAAGCTCGCCTGCATGTTCAAAGGGCAGGGCAAGTCGGTCGTGCTCGGAGCGGGCGACACCTTCCGCGCGGCGGCTGTCGAGCAGCTTGGCATCTGGGCCGACCGCCTAGGCGTGGAGTGCGTGAAAGGGCCCGAGGGCTCGCACCCGGCCACGGTAGCCTACCAGGCGGTGGAATACGCCCTGAATAACAACATCGAGGTCTGCATTGTCGACACCGCAGGTCGCCTGCAAACGCAGAAGAACCTGATGAGCGAGCTGACGAAGATCCGCGACTCGATCCGCAAGCAAATCCCCGAGGCCCCGCACGAAGCCCTGCTGGTGCTCGATGCGACCACCGGGCAGAACGGCATCAGCCAGGCCAACAACTTCGCCGAAGCGGCCGGCTGCACCGGCATCGTGCTGGCCAAGCTCGACGGCACCGCCAAGGGTGGCGTCGTGGTGGCCATCCGCCAGCAGATTGGCTTGCCGGTCAAATACATCGGCTTCGGCGAGCAGCACGAGGACCTGGTGCTGTTCAATCCCGATAAGTTCGTCGACGAGATGTTCGACGAAGAACTCGGCGGCTAA
- the nusB gene encoding transcription antitermination factor NusB: MPSRRSRAREVALQILFEDDVNPRDTAEALTSFVQSRLKSEKMEDFCLSLILGVRRRQREIDDQLNNVAQNWTVGRMASTDRNVLRLGAYELLYTETPYRVVINEAVELAKRFGNANSAQFVNGILDKVRTGKGSVTANSQPSDKPAE; the protein is encoded by the coding sequence ATGCCCTCCCGTCGTAGCCGTGCCCGCGAAGTCGCCCTGCAGATCCTGTTCGAGGACGATGTGAATCCGCGCGACACCGCCGAGGCGCTCACCAGCTTCGTGCAATCGCGGCTGAAATCGGAGAAAATGGAGGACTTTTGCCTGTCGCTGATCCTCGGCGTCCGGCGTAGACAAAGGGAAATCGACGACCAGCTGAACAACGTGGCCCAGAACTGGACCGTCGGTCGCATGGCGTCGACCGATCGCAACGTACTGCGTCTGGGAGCTTACGAGCTGCTGTACACCGAAACGCCTTATCGCGTCGTGATTAACGAGGCGGTCGAGCTGGCCAAACGGTTCGGCAACGCCAACTCGGCCCAGTTCGTCAACGGCATCCTCGACAAAGTCCGCACCGGCAAAGGCTCGGTCACCGCCAACTCGCAGCCGAGCGACAAGCCGGCCGAGTAA
- the ribH gene encoding 6,7-dimethyl-8-ribityllumazine synthase, with product MPNIIQPAQPPADARVAIVVAEWNKNITQKLLDGAVGTLTEQGIADNQIDVAWVPGAWEIPLVAMRLAETGNYAAVICLGAVIRGETSHDQHINRGVSLAMLDIALEFDLPVLFGVLTCNSLEQAIHRSGGNVGNKGSECAEAALQMIGLLGALDVGLLEAGE from the coding sequence ATGCCGAATATCATTCAGCCCGCCCAACCACCGGCCGACGCCCGCGTCGCGATTGTTGTCGCCGAGTGGAACAAAAACATCACCCAGAAACTGCTCGATGGGGCAGTCGGCACGCTCACCGAGCAGGGCATCGCCGACAACCAGATCGACGTCGCCTGGGTGCCAGGCGCGTGGGAGATTCCCCTCGTGGCCATGCGGCTGGCCGAGACCGGCAACTACGCAGCAGTTATCTGCCTGGGGGCGGTCATCCGCGGCGAGACCTCGCACGATCAGCACATCAACCGCGGCGTGAGCCTGGCGATGCTCGATATCGCCCTGGAATTCGACCTGCCCGTGCTATTCGGGGTGCTTACCTGCAATTCGCTCGAGCAGGCCATCCACCGCTCCGGCGGCAACGTCGGCAACAAAGGTAGCGAGTGTGCCGAGGCAGCGCTGCAGATGATTGGTCTGCTCGGGGCGCTCGACGTCGGCCTGCTCGAAGCCGGCGAGTAA
- a CDS encoding class I SAM-dependent methyltransferase: protein MAAANFKHFLKTILGKGPASKRTCPLCSWTGRQFTYGGAQNKIRFDSSCPNCRSLERHRLAYLTATSQPDLDYSQVLHVAPEKQIEHFLRSKAGDYLSIDYYNNAMAKMDVTALELEDNSKTLIWISHVLEHVERDDLAIAEMFRVLKPGGVAFVQVPIWREETYEDFSIQSEADRLRVFYQPDHVRLYGMDIVDRFHQAGFSSKVIRAQDFGPEKIIEHQLSFASTNEVFLFRKG, encoded by the coding sequence ATGGCAGCAGCGAATTTCAAACACTTTCTGAAGACGATTCTCGGCAAAGGTCCCGCGAGCAAACGCACCTGTCCGCTCTGCTCGTGGACTGGGAGACAATTCACCTACGGCGGCGCACAGAACAAAATTCGCTTCGATAGCAGTTGCCCGAACTGTCGGTCGCTCGAGCGCCATCGCTTGGCCTATCTGACCGCTACTTCGCAACCCGATCTCGACTACTCGCAAGTGCTGCACGTGGCTCCCGAGAAACAGATCGAGCACTTCCTGCGGAGCAAGGCGGGCGACTACCTGAGCATCGATTACTACAACAATGCGATGGCTAAAATGGATGTCACCGCACTGGAACTTGAGGACAATAGCAAGACACTCATTTGGATTTCACACGTGCTGGAACACGTGGAGCGCGACGATCTGGCCATTGCTGAAATGTTTCGTGTTCTCAAGCCCGGGGGAGTTGCTTTCGTGCAGGTGCCGATCTGGCGGGAAGAGACCTACGAGGACTTCTCGATCCAAAGCGAAGCCGACCGCCTGCGGGTGTTCTACCAGCCCGATCACGTCCGCTTGTACGGCATGGACATTGTCGATCGCTTCCACCAGGCCGGATTCTCTAGCAAGGTGATACGCGCGCAGGACTTTGGCCCTGAGAAGATCATCGAGCATCAACTTTCGTTCGCATCTACGAACGAAGTCTTCCTGTTCCGCAAGGGTTAA
- a CDS encoding IS5 family transposase produces the protein MATKEKRTYKVTNWKEYNKSLIERGNITIWFSDEALENWEHPNDQTKVGRPFVFSDTAIECLLTIRELLKLPYRQTEGFGRSLVAMLGVEAAIPNYSSLAKRASKLNVSLDIANKRGDIDIVVDSTGMKVFGEGEWKMRTHGKSKRRTWRKLHLSVNPDTREIVAEILTENSCHDADAVPEMLEQVEQPVKKFHGDGSYDKWKVYEGLESEGIEPVIPPQHNAKIKQHGNSAEEPLPRDEAIRQIRRKGRRSWKEEVGYHRRSLAETTMYRVKQSFGSHLKNRVFENQQTEARLRCKIINQFTQLGLPQFEWS, from the coding sequence ATGGCTACGAAAGAAAAACGAACCTACAAAGTCACGAACTGGAAGGAGTATAACAAGTCGCTCATCGAGCGTGGAAACATCACTATTTGGTTTAGCGACGAGGCGTTGGAGAACTGGGAACATCCTAACGACCAGACAAAAGTCGGTCGCCCTTTTGTCTTCAGCGATACGGCGATCGAGTGCTTGCTGACGATTCGCGAACTGCTGAAACTTCCCTATCGGCAGACTGAGGGATTCGGCCGCTCGCTGGTGGCGATGTTGGGCGTCGAGGCAGCGATTCCCAATTATTCTTCGCTCGCCAAGCGAGCCAGCAAGCTGAATGTTTCGCTCGATATCGCTAACAAGAGGGGCGACATCGATATCGTGGTGGATAGCACCGGCATGAAAGTGTTTGGCGAGGGCGAATGGAAGATGCGGACGCATGGCAAGTCGAAGCGGCGGACATGGCGGAAGCTGCATTTGTCGGTGAATCCTGACACCCGCGAGATTGTGGCGGAGATTTTGACCGAGAACAGTTGCCACGATGCCGATGCGGTTCCCGAAATGCTGGAGCAGGTGGAGCAGCCCGTAAAAAAGTTTCACGGCGACGGTAGTTACGACAAGTGGAAGGTTTATGAAGGGCTGGAATCCGAAGGCATTGAGCCGGTGATTCCGCCGCAGCACAACGCCAAGATCAAACAACATGGCAACTCTGCGGAGGAGCCTTTGCCCCGGGACGAGGCAATTCGTCAGATTCGACGCAAGGGGCGTAGGAGTTGGAAAGAGGAAGTGGGCTATCATCGTAGAAGCTTGGCGGAAACGACCATGTACCGAGTGAAACAAAGCTTTGGGAGCCATCTCAAAAACCGAGTATTCGAAAACCAACAAACGGAAGCCCGCTTGCGCTGTAAAATCATCAATCAATTCACCCAACTCGGGCTTCCACAGTTCGAGTGGAGTTAG
- a CDS encoding IS630 family transposase, translating into MPKLNDEFCERMEDVLEQYEKPLDPNEPVVCLDEQPYQRVDDARPPEPAAPGKIAKQDYEYRRCGTCSVFVAVEPKAGKRFVQAKRHRKRADFARFVRDLLKRYPDAERVHLVMDNLNTHNEKSLIETFGEEAARPMLERIVWHFTPKHASWLNMAEIEISAIQRQCLGRRLASLDKVQSELSHCSRDRNRKKIKINWTFHRKDAKRVFPELYRK; encoded by the coding sequence GTGCCCAAGCTGAACGACGAGTTCTGTGAGCGGATGGAGGACGTCCTCGAGCAGTACGAGAAGCCGCTCGACCCGAACGAGCCGGTCGTCTGCCTCGACGAGCAGCCCTATCAGAGGGTCGACGACGCGCGGCCGCCCGAGCCCGCGGCACCCGGCAAGATCGCGAAGCAGGACTACGAGTACCGCCGCTGCGGAACCTGCAGCGTGTTCGTGGCGGTCGAGCCGAAGGCGGGCAAGCGATTCGTTCAGGCCAAGCGTCACCGCAAGCGAGCCGACTTCGCCCGGTTCGTCCGCGACCTCTTGAAGCGCTATCCCGACGCAGAGCGGGTTCATCTGGTGATGGACAACCTCAACACGCACAACGAGAAGTCGTTGATCGAAACCTTTGGCGAGGAGGCGGCTCGGCCAATGCTGGAGCGGATTGTGTGGCATTTTACCCCCAAGCATGCCAGTTGGCTCAACATGGCCGAGATCGAAATCTCGGCCATACAGCGACAATGCCTGGGACGTCGGTTGGCTTCGCTCGACAAGGTTCAAAGCGAACTCTCCCACTGTTCACGCGACCGCAATCGGAAGAAAATCAAAATCAATTGGACCTTCCATCGAAAAGACGCCAAACGCGTCTTCCCTGAACTCTATAGGAAATGA
- a CDS encoding helix-turn-helix domain-containing protein: MKKHIVCLDHQARGGLEQLARSGARAAQVVRRCQILLKSDSGCTDEEIAEHVGCTTRNVRAVRKRFCEEGVQRAVYDAPRSGRPPEFTKRQQQQVIALACSEPPEGRARWTLELLCEHAVKEGFVDSLSVTEVSLWLKEHDLKPWRKKLGACPS, translated from the coding sequence ATGAAAAAGCACATTGTTTGCCTGGACCACCAGGCCCGTGGAGGTTTGGAGCAGCTAGCACGCTCAGGCGCCCGCGCGGCGCAAGTGGTGCGTCGCTGCCAGATATTATTGAAATCGGACTCGGGATGCACCGACGAAGAGATCGCCGAGCATGTGGGCTGCACGACGCGCAACGTCCGAGCCGTCCGAAAGCGGTTCTGCGAAGAGGGCGTCCAGCGGGCGGTGTACGATGCGCCTCGCTCGGGCCGCCCCCCAGAGTTCACCAAGCGGCAGCAGCAACAGGTAATCGCCCTGGCGTGCAGCGAGCCGCCCGAGGGACGGGCTCGCTGGACGCTGGAATTGTTGTGCGAGCACGCGGTGAAGGAAGGCTTCGTCGATTCGCTCAGCGTGACGGAGGTCTCGCTGTGGCTCAAGGAACACGACCTGAAGCCGTGGCGAAAAAAACTTGGTGCGTGCCCAAGCTGA
- the rho gene encoding transcription termination factor Rho has translation MAETSGRGARSDRAHTSHRRKRHSGTNGHHIDPELLAKLDREEPLTIAEELDKAAERVRRAGASIAKGDKLDSNVYVAELQQMSMPELIATAEREQVKDITGLKKQDLIFRILKERVKLQGMMVGQGTLEILPDGFGFLRSPDYHYLSCPDDIYVSPSQIRRFGLKDGATVCGTIRPPKENERYFALLRVESINGEDPNLLSRKVSFDDLTPVHPDERITMETGGDQIDMRVVDMVVPIGFGQRGLIVSPPRAGKTILLQKMAKSVLANYPEAYVIMLLIDERPEEVTDMEREVKGPNCEVISSTFDEAAARHIQVSEMVIEKAKRMVEYGRDVVIFLDSITRLARAWNSECPNSGKILSGGIDANAMQRPKKFFGSARKVEEGGSLTIVATALIDTGSRMDEVIFEEFKGTGNQEIVLDRSLVDKRIWPAIDIDRSGTRREEMLMDPEEYRRVSMLRRVLSEMNPPDAMQLLTDRLRKTKTNAEFLMSMKEA, from the coding sequence ATGGCCGAAACGTCTGGCCGTGGAGCGCGGAGCGACCGTGCTCACACGTCCCATCGCAGGAAGCGTCACAGTGGTACTAATGGACACCACATCGATCCCGAACTACTCGCTAAACTCGATCGCGAAGAACCTCTAACCATCGCCGAAGAGCTCGATAAGGCCGCTGAACGCGTCCGTCGAGCAGGAGCCTCTATCGCCAAGGGTGATAAGCTCGACAGCAACGTCTACGTGGCCGAGCTGCAGCAAATGTCGATGCCCGAGCTCATCGCCACCGCAGAGCGCGAGCAGGTAAAGGACATCACGGGTCTCAAAAAGCAGGACCTCATCTTCCGCATTCTCAAGGAACGCGTGAAGCTGCAAGGCATGATGGTCGGACAAGGCACGCTTGAAATCCTGCCCGATGGGTTTGGATTCTTGCGAAGCCCCGACTACCACTACCTGTCGTGTCCCGACGACATTTATGTTTCTCCTAGTCAGATTCGTCGCTTCGGCCTGAAGGACGGAGCCACCGTGTGTGGCACCATCCGCCCACCGAAGGAGAACGAACGTTACTTCGCCTTGTTGCGGGTCGAGTCCATCAATGGCGAGGATCCCAACCTACTGAGCCGCAAGGTTTCGTTCGACGACCTTACTCCGGTGCATCCCGATGAACGGATCACCATGGAGACCGGTGGCGACCAAATCGACATGCGTGTGGTCGATATGGTAGTGCCGATCGGCTTTGGCCAACGTGGGTTGATCGTCAGCCCGCCGCGAGCAGGTAAAACCATCCTGCTTCAGAAGATGGCCAAGAGCGTGCTGGCGAACTACCCCGAGGCTTACGTCATCATGCTATTGATCGACGAACGCCCCGAGGAAGTGACCGACATGGAGCGCGAGGTCAAAGGCCCGAACTGCGAAGTGATTTCCAGCACGTTCGACGAGGCCGCTGCCCGCCATATCCAGGTCTCCGAAATGGTGATCGAGAAGGCGAAGCGGATGGTCGAGTACGGCCGCGACGTTGTGATCTTCCTCGACTCCATCACTCGCCTGGCCCGGGCGTGGAACTCCGAGTGCCCGAACTCGGGTAAGATCCTGTCCGGCGGTATCGATGCGAACGCCATGCAGCGTCCGAAGAAGTTCTTCGGCTCCGCCCGCAAGGTCGAAGAGGGTGGCTCGCTGACGATTGTCGCGACCGCGCTGATCGACACCGGCAGCCGCATGGACGAGGTGATTTTCGAAGAGTTCAAGGGAACCGGCAACCAGGAAATCGTGCTCGACCGTAGCCTGGTCGACAAGCGAATCTGGCCGGCCATCGACATCGATCGCAGCGGTACTCGCCGCGAAGAAATGCTGATGGACCCCGAAGAGTATCGTCGCGTGTCGATGCTCCGCCGAGTGCTCAGCGAAATGAACCCACCCGACGCGATGCAACTGCTCACCGATCGGCTTCGCAAGACGAAGACCAACGCCGAGTTCTTGATGAGCATGAAAGAGGCTTAA
- the coaE gene encoding dephospho-CoA kinase (Dephospho-CoA kinase (CoaE) performs the final step in coenzyme A biosynthesis.) yields the protein MLTIGLIGGIASGKSTVAEMLADCGAVVLNADKVAHEVLNSPEVRTLLVNRWGPGILYPDESINRSAIARQVFGKSTQAVEERKYLESVVHPRTRLLLEEHRDQLAIQGHNVFIIDAPLLLEAGWDTECDMVLMVKASDERRIENAARRGWSVDELNRREDAQLPLATKRHRADVAIENSGTLAETREQVAIFWNEVVVPQLGD from the coding sequence ATGCTCACTATTGGACTCATCGGCGGCATCGCCAGCGGTAAGTCGACCGTCGCAGAAATGCTAGCAGACTGCGGAGCAGTGGTTCTCAATGCCGATAAAGTAGCCCACGAGGTGCTCAACAGCCCGGAAGTCCGCACGCTGCTGGTCAATCGCTGGGGACCTGGCATCCTGTACCCCGATGAGAGCATCAACCGTTCGGCTATCGCCCGTCAGGTGTTTGGCAAGTCGACCCAAGCGGTTGAAGAGCGTAAGTACCTGGAGTCGGTAGTCCACCCGAGAACCCGGTTGTTGCTTGAGGAGCATCGCGATCAACTCGCGATCCAAGGCCATAATGTATTCATTATCGACGCGCCGCTGCTGCTCGAAGCAGGGTGGGATACTGAATGCGACATGGTACTGATGGTCAAGGCGTCGGACGAACGGCGGATCGAGAATGCGGCTCGCCGAGGCTGGTCGGTCGACGAACTCAACCGCCGGGAAGATGCCCAATTACCCCTAGCAACTAAGCGTCACCGGGCCGATGTGGCCATCGAGAACAGCGGCACCCTTGCAGAGACCCGCGAGCAGGTTGCCATCTTTTGGAACGAGGTCGTGGTTCCCCAATTAGGAGATTAA
- the polA gene encoding DNA polymerase I: protein MTASAEPVPGDTVYVVDAHSLIFQVFHAIGEMTSPRGEPVSAVFGFLRDILFLIEKHTPNYLIAAFDMPGPTFRHDLYDGYKADRGEMPADLVTQIPKIEQMLHAIGVPVIGKPGYEADDILATLARECDERQVRCLLVTGDKDCRQLITKHVAIYNIRKDEEFGSSELYADWGIRPDQVVDFQSLVGDKIDCVPGVPLIGPKIARELLETYGDLDAVLANAANVKGAKRSQNLQEYADDARMSRDLVRLDSAVPIEIDWQLARPGNYDGARIAELCGEFGFRALGERAMALADAKPPEKLESSYEVVESMERLAELVEQMKSADWLSVDTETTSVNPREAELVGISLAWTAGEAYYIPVRSPEGDLKLDAEAVLACLRPVFEDPALRKLGQNLKYDQIVLRTAGVQLRGIAFDTMVASYLLDAGERTHNLDDLAKKYLNHQTTKIDALIGKGKNQKRMDEVPVSAIGHYAAEDADIPLRLMPMLEDRLVEDELDELNSQLEVPLIEALAELEYNGIRVDVPRLEALSAEFGEELQRLEEEIEELAGHPFNIASPKQLAEVLFTELGLPVIKKTKTGPSTDASVLEELASRHPLPAKIIEQRGYAKLKGTYVDALPTMVHPETGRVHASFNQVVAATGRLSSSDPNLQNIPIRTEAGRKIRSAFTSAGEGWSLLAADYSQIELRVLAHFSEDETLCQAFAEGQDIHTLVASQVNGVGMDEVTSEMRRGAKAVNFGIIYGQSPFGLAKSLGISKEEAARFINEYFARYPGVEQFMHQTLADCRRDGYVKTLLGRRRQIAGIRPPTKPKDALFETRPAPLQLNLPERTAVNTVIQGTAADLIKLAMLAIHRRLQEEGLESKMLLQIHDELVFDCPDQELETLRKLVVDEMSQVAELRVPLDVDLKSGTNWANCE from the coding sequence ATGACCGCATCTGCCGAGCCGGTGCCAGGCGATACGGTCTACGTGGTCGACGCTCACTCCCTGATTTTCCAGGTTTTTCACGCGATTGGCGAGATGACCAGCCCCCGCGGCGAGCCAGTTTCGGCCGTGTTTGGGTTCCTGCGAGACATCTTATTCCTGATAGAAAAGCATACCCCAAATTATTTGATTGCGGCCTTCGACATGCCGGGGCCAACCTTCCGGCATGACCTGTACGACGGGTACAAGGCCGACCGGGGCGAGATGCCAGCCGACCTGGTGACGCAAATTCCGAAGATCGAGCAGATGCTCCATGCCATCGGCGTGCCGGTCATCGGTAAACCGGGGTACGAGGCCGACGATATTCTCGCCACGCTGGCCCGCGAATGCGACGAGCGGCAGGTTCGCTGTCTGCTGGTGACCGGCGACAAAGACTGTCGCCAGCTGATTACCAAGCATGTGGCCATCTACAACATCCGCAAGGACGAGGAGTTCGGCTCTTCCGAGTTGTACGCCGACTGGGGGATTCGCCCTGATCAGGTTGTCGATTTTCAATCCCTCGTTGGCGATAAGATCGACTGCGTGCCTGGCGTGCCGCTTATTGGGCCAAAGATCGCCCGCGAGTTGCTCGAAACCTACGGCGACCTCGACGCGGTGCTGGCCAACGCGGCCAACGTGAAAGGGGCCAAGCGGAGCCAGAATCTACAAGAATACGCCGACGACGCCCGCATGTCGCGCGACCTGGTGCGACTCGATTCGGCGGTGCCGATCGAAATCGACTGGCAGCTCGCTCGGCCGGGCAATTACGACGGGGCTCGTATCGCGGAGCTCTGCGGCGAATTCGGCTTCCGGGCGCTCGGCGAGCGGGCGATGGCGTTGGCCGATGCCAAACCACCCGAGAAACTCGAATCCAGCTACGAAGTAGTCGAGTCCATGGAGCGACTCGCCGAGTTGGTGGAACAAATGAAGTCCGCCGACTGGCTTTCGGTCGATACCGAAACCACCAGCGTGAATCCCCGCGAAGCCGAGCTGGTTGGTATCTCGCTGGCCTGGACCGCCGGCGAGGCTTATTACATCCCGGTTCGCAGCCCCGAAGGCGATCTGAAACTCGACGCCGAAGCGGTGCTCGCTTGCCTGCGACCCGTGTTCGAAGACCCGGCGCTGCGTAAGCTGGGGCAGAACCTCAAGTACGATCAAATCGTGCTTCGCACCGCAGGAGTGCAGCTCCGCGGGATCGCGTTCGACACCATGGTTGCCAGTTACCTGCTCGATGCAGGGGAGCGGACTCACAATCTCGACGATCTAGCCAAGAAGTACCTGAATCACCAGACCACAAAGATCGACGCTCTGATCGGCAAAGGGAAGAATCAGAAGCGGATGGACGAGGTGCCAGTGTCGGCCATCGGACATTACGCGGCCGAAGACGCCGACATCCCGCTGCGGCTGATGCCGATGCTCGAGGACCGGCTGGTCGAAGACGAACTCGATGAACTCAATAGTCAGCTCGAAGTGCCGCTGATCGAGGCGCTTGCCGAACTGGAGTACAACGGCATTCGCGTCGATGTACCGCGTCTCGAAGCCTTGAGTGCTGAGTTTGGCGAAGAACTGCAACGGCTCGAAGAGGAGATCGAAGAGCTGGCGGGCCATCCGTTTAATATTGCTTCGCCGAAGCAACTTGCCGAAGTTCTGTTTACCGAACTAGGGCTGCCGGTCATCAAGAAGACGAAAACTGGGCCCAGTACCGACGCCAGCGTGCTGGAAGAACTGGCGAGCCGTCACCCGCTGCCGGCCAAAATCATCGAGCAACGTGGCTACGCCAAACTCAAAGGCACCTACGTCGACGCACTGCCGACCATGGTCCATCCGGAAACGGGCCGAGTGCACGCCTCGTTTAACCAGGTGGTCGCCGCCACCGGCCGGCTTAGCTCCAGCGATCCGAATCTACAGAACATCCCCATCCGTACCGAAGCGGGCCGGAAGATTCGCTCGGCCTTCACTTCGGCTGGCGAAGGCTGGTCGCTACTGGCGGCCGACTACTCGCAAATCGAACTACGGGTGCTCGCCCACTTCTCCGAAGACGAAACCCTGTGCCAGGCGTTTGCCGAGGGGCAGGACATCCACACCCTGGTCGCCAGCCAGGTAAACGGCGTCGGCATGGACGAAGTCACCAGCGAGATGCGCCGCGGGGCGAAGGCGGTGAACTTCGGCATCATCTACGGCCAGAGTCCGTTTGGCCTCGCCAAATCGCTAGGCATCAGCAAAGAAGAAGCCGCGAGGTTTATCAACGAGTACTTCGCCCGTTACCCAGGGGTCGAGCAGTTCATGCACCAGACGCTGGCCGACTGCCGCCGCGATGGTTACGTGAAAACGTTGCTTGGCCGCCGGCGCCAGATCGCCGGCATCCGCCCCCCCACGAAGCCCAAAGATGCTTTGTTCGAAACCCGACCAGCCCCGCTGCAGTTAAATCTTCCCGAACGCACCGCTGTGAACACCGTGATTCAGGGTACCGCGGCCGATCTTATTAAGCTCGCCATGCTGGCGATTCACCGTCGGCTGCAGGAGGAAGGTCTCGAGTCGAAGATGCTGCTCCAGATCCATGACGAACTGGTGTTCGACTGCCCCGACCAGGAACTGGAAACCCTGCGGAAGCTGGTAGTCGACGAAATGTCGCAGGTTGCTGAACTTCGCGTACCGCTGGATGTCGATCTTAAATCAGGAACCAACTGGGCCAACTGCGAATAG